From the Fusobacterium ulcerans ATCC 49185 genome, the window ATTTTATTATGAAAGTTCAAGAGGATGCCCCTTTAATTGTTCATACTGCATGTCTTCAATAGATAAAACTGTGAGATATTATTCATTGAACAGAGTAAAAGAGGATTTGAAAATATTTTTAGACTCTCCAATAAGACTCTTAAAATTTGTAGACAGAACATTTAATTTGAAGAAAGAAAGATACATGGAGATATGGAAATTTCTTTTGGAAAACTATAGAGAAGGGATAACATTTCACTTTGAAATAAATGCAAATATTTTTGATGATGAAACATTGGATTTTCTTGAAACAGTGCCAAAAGAATACTTTCAATTTGAAATAGGAGTGCAGACTATAAATCCAGATACTATGAAAAGTATAAACAGAAATAATATATTGGATAAGCTGGCTCATAATGTAAGAAGGATAAATAAAAATATTCATCTTCATCTTGACCTTATAGCTGGACTTCCTTATGAAACATATGAAATATTTAAAAAATCTTTTGAATATGTTCATGATTTGAAACCAGAGATGATACAGCTTGGGTTTTTAAAACTATTAAAGGGAACTCAAATGTACAAAGAAATTGAAAAGTATGAATATAAATATTTTTCTAAACCGCCATATGAAATTTTTTCAAATAAATTTATATCTTTTGCAGAAATAATAAAGCTCAAAAATCTTGAAAAAATTCTAGATTATTATTATAATTCAGAAAAATTTTCTATGAGTACAGATTACATAATAAAAAATCATTATGAGAATTCTTTTGGTTTTTATGATGAAATAGCAGAATATTATGATAAAAAAGGATATTTAAAAATAAGTCATAAAGAAACAGCTCTTTTTAATATATTGCATGACTTCTATAGAGAAAAACAATTTGAAGATGTTGAAATATTTGAAGAATATTTAAAGTTTGATTTTATAATGTTAGGAAAACCAGGATTTTATCCAGAATGGTTAATTAGCAGAAAGGATTCAGAGCTTCATAACAGTATAATAAAAGAGAAAGGTTTTAAAAGTGTAAGGGAAGGACATAAAAATAGTGAACTTGAATTTTTTAGATTTGATATATTTTCTGGAAATAAAGAAGAAATAAACATATTCTTCGATTATAAAACAAAAAACTATAAAGTGATAAAAAATAAAAGAATATAGTTAAATTATTTTGCAAAAAAATGGTAAGATATGTTATAATTTTATGAAAATGAAATGGAGAATTTATGAATTTATACAAGGCAATCCTAGAAAAAAATAGAAAAAATAAACTGATAGAAGAAAATGATAAAATAGTTGTTGGTTTTTCAGGAGGTCCTGATTCAGTTTTTTTAGTTGAAATGCTAGTGAAACTTAGGGAGAATATAAACTTTGATATGGTACTTGTCCATATAAATCATCTTTTAAGAGGGGAAAACTCTGATGGTGATGAGATATTTTCATTGGATTATGGAAAGAAAAAAGGATTACAAGTTTTTAGTAGAAAGATAAATATAACAGAACTAGGAAAAGATATGGGACTTACCTTGGAAGAAGCAGGAAGAAAAGCAAGGTATGATCTATTTAAAGAGATATTTGAAAAAACAGGAGCAAATAAAATTGCTTTAGCTCATAATAAAGATGATCAGTTGGAAACATTTATGTTTAGATTGATAAGGGGAGCTGGTCTTGAAGGTCTTGAAGGTATTGTTGCTAAAAGAGATATATACATCAGACCAATATCTGAAATTTATAAAAAGGATATTGTTGAGTATCTTAATGAAAATAATATTTCTTATAGAATAGATGAAACAAATCTTGAAAATGAATTTACAAGAAATAGTATAAGACTTGATCTGATTCCGTTTATAGAAAAAAGATATAATCCAAAGTTTAAGGATAAACTTTATTTTTTAATAGAGGAAATAAGAGAAGCAAATAGAGTATTGGAAATGAAATTCGAACAGTACATGGTTAACAATAAATTAAGTATAAAAAAATTGAAGCAATTAGATAAGTATCTTCTTAGTAAGGTGTTGATACAATATTTATATAGTTATGGAATAGAAGTATCAAGAAAGAAAATCCAACTGATAGAGGATATTTTATATAAAGGAGGTAGTAAGGATATTTCTTTAAATAGGGAATTTATTCTTAAAAAAGATTATGATTTCCTTGGAATAGAAAAGAACACAAAAAAAGAAGATAACTATATCAAAGAAGTTGAATTAGAAGTGCCAGGTCAGATAACATTTGGTGATTATATAATAGAAGCAGTTCTTAGTAATGAAATATTATATGATAAACAAAACTTTTATACCAGCTTAAAAAAAGGAGATAAACTTAAAATCAGAAGTAGAAACGATGGAGACAGAATGATTCCAATAGGAATGATATCAGAAAAAAAAGTAAAAGATATCCTTATAAATGAAAAAGTTCCAAAAGAAAAAAGAGATACAATCCCTTTAGTGTTACATAATGAAGAGATAGTATGGATTGCAGGAATAAAAGGAAATGAAAAATATAAAAATTCTGATTATAAAAGCTGTGTAAAATTGAATATAAGGAGGATCAGTAGTTGAACAGAGAAGATTTTATAGAAGAAAAAGTACTTTATATAGAGGAAGAAAAAGAGGTAAAAGACTCTGAAAAGAAAGAGAAGCCAAAAGAGGATGAAAAAAAGACTTCTCAAGAGCCAGATAGTAAAAAGCCTCAAGAAGATGAAGAACAGATAAAAGATGAAAAAGAAAAAATACATGATGAAATAAAAGAAAGAAAAGAAGAATTAAAATCAAAATTAAGAGATGGGTTAAATCAAAACGGTAACAAAGAAGAAGATCGTACTAATAAATTAAAAAGCCTTGGAGGAAAATTTAACTTTAAAGGTTTTGTAATGTTACTTTTCATTGTTACATTGATAGCTTCTGCACCAGCTCTTTTATCAACTAATGCTAAAACTCCCAATAATGAAATTGGATATAGTGAGTTTATAAGTCATGTAAAAAATAAAGAGATAATTAAAGTTAATGAAAAAGAGGGATATGTATATGGTTATTCGCCAGAAGATGAAAAGAAAGAAGTAAAATCATATAAAGCAAGAATGATAACTGACAGATTGGGAGATGACCCTGTTTTAGTCAAAACAATAGAAGAAAATAATGCTTCTATAAAATCACTTCCACCTCAAGAATTACCATTCTTATTAAATATGCTTGCTTCTTGGTTCCCAATGCTTCTATTGATAGGAGTATGGATATTCATGCTTAACAGAATGAATAAAGGAAGTGGTGGAGGACCTCAAATTTTCAATATGGGAAAATCTAAAGCTAAAGATAATGGAGAAGAGATTTCTAAAGTAACATTTGATGATGTAGCAGGTATTCCAGAAGCAAAAGTAGAACTTGAAGAAGTGGTAAGTTTTTTAAAAGAACCAGAAAAATTTAAAAAAGTAGGAGCAAAGATACCTAAAGGAGTATTGTTGTTAGGAGGACCAGGAACTGGTAAAACTCTTCTAGCTAAGGCGGTAGCTGGAGAGGCTAAGGTGCCATTTTTCAGTATGTCTGGATCTGAGTTCGTAGAAATGTTTGTAGGGGTAGGAGCTTCAAGAGTAAGAGATTTATTTAATAAAGCTAGAAAAAGTGCTCCTTGTATTATATTTATAGATGAGATAGATGCTGTAGGTAGAAAAAGAGGTTCTGGGCAAGGTGGAGGAAATGATGAAAGAGAACAAACTCTAAATCAACTTTTAGTAGAGATGGATGGGTTTGGAACTGATGAAACTATTATAGTACTTGCTGCAACTAACAGACCTGAGATACTGGACAAAGCTCTAATGAGACCTGGAAGATTTGACAGACAGGTAATAGTTGATAATCCTGATATTAAAGGAAGAGAAGAGATATTAAAAGTGCATATTAGAGGCAAAAAAATTGCTAAAGATGTAGATTTATCTATAATAGCTAAGAAAACTCCAGGATTCGTAGGGGCTGACCTTGCAAATATGCTTAATGAAGCTGCAATTCTTGCTGCAAGAGCGGGAAGAGAAGAAATAACTATGGATGACTTGGAAGAAGCATCTGAAAA encodes:
- the tilS gene encoding tRNA lysidine(34) synthetase TilS, with product MNLYKAILEKNRKNKLIEENDKIVVGFSGGPDSVFLVEMLVKLRENINFDMVLVHINHLLRGENSDGDEIFSLDYGKKKGLQVFSRKINITELGKDMGLTLEEAGRKARYDLFKEIFEKTGANKIALAHNKDDQLETFMFRLIRGAGLEGLEGIVAKRDIYIRPISEIYKKDIVEYLNENNISYRIDETNLENEFTRNSIRLDLIPFIEKRYNPKFKDKLYFLIEEIREANRVLEMKFEQYMVNNKLSIKKLKQLDKYLLSKVLIQYLYSYGIEVSRKKIQLIEDILYKGGSKDISLNREFILKKDYDFLGIEKNTKKEDNYIKEVELEVPGQITFGDYIIEAVLSNEILYDKQNFYTSLKKGDKLKIRSRNDGDRMIPIGMISEKKVKDILINEKVPKEKRDTIPLVLHNEEIVWIAGIKGNEKYKNSDYKSCVKLNIRRISS
- a CDS encoding B12-binding domain-containing radical SAM protein is translated as MNKVVIAAINSQYVHLNLAVRYLKKYTETNSNIKVEIYETNINNQLLNIIKDIFELNPDKIIFSTYIWNKEYVFEIVKEIKKVLPTVKIILGGPEVSFGWEKVMEENPEIDNILVGEGEKVFLNFLTNENDKVLGLVYRKDGEICFNGSEKIIEDLDIIPFPYEKEELQDKTKIFYYESSRGCPFNCSYCMSSIDKTVRYYSLNRVKEDLKIFLDSPIRLLKFVDRTFNLKKERYMEIWKFLLENYREGITFHFEINANIFDDETLDFLETVPKEYFQFEIGVQTINPDTMKSINRNNILDKLAHNVRRINKNIHLHLDLIAGLPYETYEIFKKSFEYVHDLKPEMIQLGFLKLLKGTQMYKEIEKYEYKYFSKPPYEIFSNKFISFAEIIKLKNLEKILDYYYNSEKFSMSTDYIIKNHYENSFGFYDEIAEYYDKKGYLKISHKETALFNILHDFYREKQFEDVEIFEEYLKFDFIMLGKPGFYPEWLISRKDSELHNSIIKEKGFKSVREGHKNSELEFFRFDIFSGNKEEINIFFDYKTKNYKVIKNKRI
- the ftsH gene encoding ATP-dependent zinc metalloprotease FtsH, translating into MNREDFIEEKVLYIEEEKEVKDSEKKEKPKEDEKKTSQEPDSKKPQEDEEQIKDEKEKIHDEIKERKEELKSKLRDGLNQNGNKEEDRTNKLKSLGGKFNFKGFVMLLFIVTLIASAPALLSTNAKTPNNEIGYSEFISHVKNKEIIKVNEKEGYVYGYSPEDEKKEVKSYKARMITDRLGDDPVLVKTIEENNASIKSLPPQELPFLLNMLASWFPMLLLIGVWIFMLNRMNKGSGGGPQIFNMGKSKAKDNGEEISKVTFDDVAGIPEAKVELEEVVSFLKEPEKFKKVGAKIPKGVLLLGGPGTGKTLLAKAVAGEAKVPFFSMSGSEFVEMFVGVGASRVRDLFNKARKSAPCIIFIDEIDAVGRKRGSGQGGGNDEREQTLNQLLVEMDGFGTDETIIVLAATNRPEILDKALMRPGRFDRQVIVDNPDIKGREEILKVHIRGKKIAKDVDLSIIAKKTPGFVGADLANMLNEAAILAARAGREEITMDDLEEASEKVSIGPERKSKVVVEKERKISAYHEAGHAVVTHLLPNTDPVHKVTIVPRGRAGGFTMSLPEEEKGYYFKSEYLNMIKYALGGRAAEQIVFNDITTGASSDIQHVTGIVHSMVKVYGMSDKFGPILLDGTREGDLFQQKYYSEETGKDIDEEILSIINTQYQETLKLLRDNFDKLDVIAKALLEKETLNRGEFEALMNGKTLADLAESKKEAAEIKADEVIEEKEKEEVIEKIEEDKEFDKENQE